The Ostrea edulis chromosome 1, xbOstEdul1.1, whole genome shotgun sequence genomic sequence aaagctgatatttacatgaaagctttctgacataatgcaaattcaagtttgttaaaatgatggcccccgggggtaggaagaggccacaataggggttcaaagttttacatacaaatatatcgagaaaatctttaaaaatcttctcaagaaccactgagccagaaaagctgatatttatatgaaatttcctaacatagtgcagagttaagtttgttcaaatcatggccagggaaaatctttaaaaatcttcttctcaagaaccactgagccagaaaagctgatatttacatgaaaactttctgacatagtgcagatttcaagtttgtttaaatcatggcccctgggggtaggatggggccacaaaagaggggatcaaagttttacatacaaatatataggagaaatctttaaaaatcttctcgagaaccattgggccaaagaagttcacatttacatgaaagctttctgacaaagtgtagattcaagtttgcaaaaaccatggcctctaggggtaggttagggccataatagggactacggttgtacatgcaaatatatatggaaagtcttctgatatggaccaaggtgactcaggtgagcgatgtggcctatgggcctcttgttacctATGCAGGGCACTCAGGACTGTAGCAGTGCTGGCTTTTATCGTCCTAACACTACCGTGACACGGAATCTGCCTTTATTGCTCACTTAGGCTTTTCTAATCGCCTTTTTGTCTATATATAAATCATCTAAAGAACCATGAGCCGGAATGattgaaatttacatcaaagattcctgacataatgtagattcaagtttgtttaaatcatggtccCTCGGGGTAGGCTGGGACCATAATACGAGGTCAATGGGAATATACAGGTAAAAATCTTGTAAAGAACAGCAGTACCCTGATTAGTCACATCAATATCCAATCATCCCcaggtacatgtagtacagatttaagtttgtgtATATTGTGCTCCGgaattagggtggggccacaatcaattataaaagttttacatgagaatatatagggaatgatttttaacaagaggccttattggtcacctgagtattaattAAAAGTTTTACTAGCCCccagggctatgaaatctataacAAGATTCCTGTTATGCATATCTaggctaaattctaatattcttggcacattgattttgactacggattactacgTTTAACTGACCAAGAAAttgggctcatggcgggtgtgaccagtcgacaaggGTTGCTTCTTCATGGGgacctgatccctcctctggtatacacaggggtccgtgtttgcccaactctttattttgtattccttatatgagttatgagattgatcactgtatattatcttcacctttgaagGCTTTCATTCAACAGCAGTAAAAGAGAATGTGCCTATACCGATGAAGGAGTTTACTGGGACGGATTCAGGAATGacagttgggggggggggggcaactttatgaggcagggggtgtgggggccgccttgaggcccacgatgggtccagggcgaagccctggtggagGCCCAGAGaacgaagcccccggaagctcctggatttttacagatttttaaggcttgaaatatgtctccaaCATGTAGTAATTTAGACTATATTCTATAATTTTTAataagatgaaattaataaaatgacgcaaagtTTAAGGGCTTTTGCAAAAAATGCAAGTTctccaaataaaaaataattcaataaatcaaaagattttgtcatttatttctccgatagtggaagaaattattgctttttttatcgtttacatttttctatacaagagaccacgatttaccctAAAATTTtctaccttaaatttgaaaaatttaaggAGGCGTGCGCCGGCTGCACCCCCGTTAAATCCGCCAATGGTTTACGTAATAATTAACACTAAATGACTGTTTTGGGTccaccctagagtcagaaccgtggggttgtgaaattcacaatttttgtacatcctttctgcttttcctaaatatgtatTCGTTGTAAATACAGTATCTGCAGAATTAaagaagtatttcaaatgataaagataatAATCACTTTAATAATTTTGTCCCCacccttacccctgggatcatgaaatttacaaatttggtagagAACTACATACTCTTTTTTcgttcaaacaacatcatgacaGTTCGCTTCACTGAGCGTGTgagattttcataaaatgaaCACCCGTACTTACTATTCATTGATTGGCTGTTTGATTTCAATGAAATGAACACAGCACCTGACCATACTACCGGTAGCACTGACCAATCTGATTGGATGGCTGTTTACGAGAATTTTACCACAGCATTCTGTCGtaaacaagtttttaaaaaatgttttaaaaattacaacagctgaacaacagcaaGGCCAatgtgactcgggtgagcgttATGACCCATGGACTTCTTGGTAAGGTTATATCCGAAAAAGCTGTGGCTCACTTCTACTTCCGAGCGCTTGGCGAAGGCCGTCACTACCTATATTAAACGTATCTTATAATGGTTTGACGCGGCGCCGGGATTGAACCcgagatccccccccccccccaaaaaaatgaTAATGTATTAATATATTACACACTGTTCTCAGTTCAGCCAAAGCTAGCTACTTTATCCACACTTTGATGTCCACGGACCAATATTTACTAGCTTACTCGGGATATACGGGATTGCATGCAAACAGGTGTTTCTTTACTCTATACGTACTATAATTGTATACATAATTTTGCAGGAAATCTTTGATGAAATCACTGATGAATCACTTTTTGAGACTTTCAATAggataaaacaaaaattcaagGGACATGAGGTTATGAAAGAAGGATTTTACGAGCTCCGTGATGCAATAAATGACATCGTAAAAGCTTGCTCCAAGAATGTGAAGGTTGTGGTCTATGTAAACGACGTTCTTGATGAGCCTATTATCGTTCAGTCAGGAAGTGGCGAAAACAGACTCAGAATTACTATCAAAGGTGGAGGACGAATCTCCTACAGCTGGACAAAGGAAACTTGTGAGAAGGTGTTCAGAGATGCTTGGAGTGTAATAATTTTCTCCTTCAAAAACTTCTTGGGTTTATTGCCTCAATCACAATACGGAGATTATAACTTTTATCCCATTTCGATGTGACCAAATATAATTAAATGCAATAAAACTATGTAGAGTTGATTACAGTACTTATATTCATTTGTATCATGCATAGTACATCAGTGATACAAATAACAAAATATCCCTAAGAGAAAATCCTTTGTCGTTACACACTTTCCAATTGATATTGTGCTGAAtaatacatacaaaactatgcaaatgaaaggtgaaaataacgaacgctttatggtatatctaggggtccgtgtttgcccaactctctattttgtactgctaacaggagttatgagatcaatcactgttcattatcttcacctttgctAACGAACGGCAAACATATAAATGTGAAAAGGACGATAACTTTATAAAATGATACACGTATATATTATGTTACGAACTAcctaaaaatacaaatttaaaaaatatttatttttatgttctCGTGTCACGAATTTTTCCAATCTGTAACGTTCAAGGCCGTAACTTTGAGGGTTCTTGATCGTTTTGCAATGCCTACTATATGACATGGACCCCCGTGTTTTCATAAATGTCCGAAATACCGAGGATTTTCATTTCTAAAGTCGAGCATGCGGCGTCGTATAGGTTATACTTATGTAGACGTCTTAATTGAACACCCCTAATTACTGGAATAGAAACCTGGGGAAACCCGTAAAGAAAAGCTCGAAACGATTACATTTAAGAGCATGTTATAAAATGTgacatttaaatacatgtaactgcaAGATATTTTACCCCGGTCACCGGAAAAAGCTAAGGAAGTTTATTTTCTACGAATTCAAATGAGACAATGTACATTCCACAATCGTATTTATAGATAGTAAACTAGGGTTCAATACACATTGATTATATCTACTGGTGagaaaatcaatactttttaGACTCAGTTCATACAGAACAGGGATCATTAACATATAAATTCtgcattgatatattttataattgtgtTAGTTTTTCTTCTCCGTTCTATGATATTAACCATCAAAAACAGGAGAAAAAATACCTCGCAGTTGGCTTGAACGAAGTAGTCTTGAAAAATAGATTATAAAATACATTTAGTGAAAAGTAGAATATTCTAGAACAACTAACGATGGTTGTGTTTGGAAAATGTcctatgaaaacattttattacaaataataCACTTCATGTTTCatagtggtttttttttaaaagatcgttttcaaataatatctatttttaattctgacaatATTGTCACGTtaagaaaattatgtaaattctTAAAAGCTATCCATCATACTCCGTCCCCTCTATAATGACTTTGTTTATATTGCT encodes the following:
- the LOC125675474 gene encoding uncharacterized protein LOC125675474; the encoded protein is MGEIFDEITDESLFETFNRIKQKFKGHEVMKEGFYELRDAINDIVKACSKNVKVVVYVNDVLDEPIIVQSGSGENRLRITIKGGGRISYSWTKETCEKVFRDAWSVIIFSFKNFLGLLPQSQYGDYNFYPISM